Proteins from one Drosophila gunungcola strain Sukarami chromosome 3R, Dgunungcola_SK_2, whole genome shotgun sequence genomic window:
- the LOC128266649 gene encoding dihydropyrimidinase isoform X2 — MSTSPKPVKKVPIHLQSAQNRVYIKNGEIVNHDKSFKADVYIEDGIIKFVGPSSEITIPGGVRTIDASGLMIIPGGIDPHTHLQLPFGGAVAVDDFYHGTRAAVAGGTTMIIDFVLPNKHESMIEAYDKWRSWADPKVCCDYALHVGITWWSKSVSEEIGILCKELGVNSFKTFMAYKGLYQLNDSDLLDVFERIRHLNGVAMVHAENGDIIAKNTQRLLAEGINGPEGHELSRPEEVEAEAVHRACVLAHQMKTPLFVSGLTSKSSAELVGRARRSGYCVFGETLASSLGRSMSAVPKGDRIYCITSPPIRESAETPRQLMKSLAYDDLQLTGSDNCTFNKEHKALGKGDFTKIPNGVNGLEDRMSLVWEKGVHAGLLDPCRFVAVTSTNAAKIFNIYPQKGRIAVGSDADIVIWNPNATRTISKDTHHHACDFNIFEGMTVHGVCEFVLVRGRICAEQGNVRVAEGFGRFIPTPVRPPFVYDIIEGKVQSPPEEQHEEKQNGNVAKRFAELDIQIPVQEPISAMLAGNLAMPAEGSLCSTPSVRGRVDGKRDMQESSFSISEELDRSGVRACIKVKNPPGGKSSGFW, encoded by the exons ATGTCGACTAGCCCAAAACCGGTTAAGAAGGTGCCGATTCACTTGCAGAGCGCCCAGAATCGTGTCTACATTAAAAATG GCGAGATTGTCAACCATGATAAATCGTTTAAAGCGGACGTGTACATCGAGGACGGAATTATCAA GTTTGTGGGACCCTCCTCTGAAATAACGATACCAGGAGGAGTCCGCACCATCGACGCCAGCGGGCTTATGATCATTCCGGGAGGAATAGATCCCCACACTCATTTGCAGTTGCCTTTCGGCGGAGCCGTGGCCGTCGATGATTTCTACCATGGAACCCGGGCTGCCGTCGCAGGTGGCACCACTATGATAA TCGATTTCGTTCTGCCCAACAAACATGAGTCGATGATCGAGGCCTACGACAAGTGGCGCAGCTGGGCCGATCCCAAG GTGTGCTGCGATTACGCATTGCATGTGGGCATCACCTGGTGGTCGAAGTCGGTGTCTGAGGAGATTGGCATTCTGTGCAAAGAGCTTGGAGTGAACTCCTTCAAAACATTCATGGCTTACAAGGGTCTATATCAG CTTAACGATTCGGATCTATTGGATGTTTTTGAGCGCATTAGACATTTGAATGGTGTCGCAATg GTCCACGCTGAGAATGGCGACATCATTGCGAAGAACACGCAGCGCCTGCTGGCCGAGGGCATCAATGGGCCGGAGGGTCACGAGCTGTCGCGACCCGAGGAGGTCGAGGCCGAGGCGGTGCACCGCGCCTGTGTGCTGGCCCACCAG ATGAAGACGCCGCTCTTTGTGTCCGGTCTGACCAGCAAATCCTCCGCCGAGCTCGTGGGTCGCGCCCGTCGCAGTGGCTACTGCGTCTTCGGGGAGACGCTGGCCAGCTCCCTGGGTCGCTCCATGAGCGCAGTGCCCAAGGGCGACCGCATTTACTGCATCACCAGTCCCCCGATCCGCGAATCCGCCGAGACACCCAGGCAGTTGATGAAGTCCCTGGCCTA TGATGATCTGCAGCTGACTGGCAGCGACAATTGCACCTTCAACAAGGAGCACAAAGCTTTGGGCAAGGGCGACTTCACCAAGATTCCGAACGGAGTCAATGGATTGGAGGATCGCATGTCGCTGGTCTGGGAGAAGGGCGTCCACGCCGGTCTCCTCGATCCATGCCGCTTTGTGGCCGTGACCAGCACGAATGCGGCCAAGATATTCAACATCTATCCCCAGAAGGGTCGCATTG CTGTCGGCTCGGATGCGGATATTGTGATCTGGAATCCGAATGCCACCCGTACCATTTCCAAGGACACGCACCACCACGCATGTGACTTCAACATATTCGAGGGCATGACCGTGCACGGCGTCTGCGAGTTCGTCCTGGTGCGCGGAAGGATCTGCGCCGAGCAGGGCAACGTACGGGTGGCGGAGGGCTTCGGACGGTTCATTCCCACGCCCGTCCGCCCGCCCTTCGTCTATGACATCATCGAGGGCAAGGTGCAGTCGCCGCCGGAGGAGCAGCACGAGGAGAAGCAGAACGGCAACGTGGCCAAGCGATTCGCCGAGCTGGACATCCAAATCCCAGTGCAGGAGCCCATCAGCGCCATGCTGGCTGGCAACCTGGCCATGCCGGCGGAGGGATCACTGTGCAGTACGCCCTCGGTGCGCGGACGTGTCGATGGCAAGCGTGACATGCAGGAGTCGTCCTTCTCCATAAGCG AGGAACTCGACAGGTCCGGCGTTCGAGCGTGCATTAAAGTGAAGAACCCACCTGGCGGAAAGTCTTCCGGATTCTGGTAG
- the LOC128266649 gene encoding dihydropyrimidinase isoform X1, with protein MSTSPKPVKKVPIHLQSAQNRVYIKNGEIVNHDKSFKADVYIEDGIIKFVGPSSEITIPGGVRTIDASGLMIIPGGIDPHTHLQLPFGGAVAVDDFYHGTRAAVAGGTTMIIDFVLPNKHESMIEAYDKWRSWADPKVCCDYALHVGITWWSKSVSEEIGILCKELGVNSFKTFMAYKGLYQLNDSDLLDVFERIRHLNGVAMVHAENGDIIAKNTQRLLAEGINGPEGHELSRPEEVEAEAVHRACVLAHQAACPLYVVHVMSKSAGIELARARHRYRGRYIMGETLAAALGTWQPCCQHLGFDHEAAHVLSPPLRPDKTTPEFLMKLLANDDLQLTGSDNCTFNKEHKALGKGDFTKIPNGVNGLEDRMSLVWEKGVHAGLLDPCRFVAVTSTNAAKIFNIYPQKGRIAVGSDADIVIWNPNATRTISKDTHHHACDFNIFEGMTVHGVCEFVLVRGRICAEQGNVRVAEGFGRFIPTPVRPPFVYDIIEGKVQSPPEEQHEEKQNGNVAKRFAELDIQIPVQEPISAMLAGNLAMPAEGSLCSTPSVRGRVDGKRDMQESSFSISEELDRSGVRACIKVKNPPGGKSSGFW; from the exons ATGTCGACTAGCCCAAAACCGGTTAAGAAGGTGCCGATTCACTTGCAGAGCGCCCAGAATCGTGTCTACATTAAAAATG GCGAGATTGTCAACCATGATAAATCGTTTAAAGCGGACGTGTACATCGAGGACGGAATTATCAA GTTTGTGGGACCCTCCTCTGAAATAACGATACCAGGAGGAGTCCGCACCATCGACGCCAGCGGGCTTATGATCATTCCGGGAGGAATAGATCCCCACACTCATTTGCAGTTGCCTTTCGGCGGAGCCGTGGCCGTCGATGATTTCTACCATGGAACCCGGGCTGCCGTCGCAGGTGGCACCACTATGATAA TCGATTTCGTTCTGCCCAACAAACATGAGTCGATGATCGAGGCCTACGACAAGTGGCGCAGCTGGGCCGATCCCAAG GTGTGCTGCGATTACGCATTGCATGTGGGCATCACCTGGTGGTCGAAGTCGGTGTCTGAGGAGATTGGCATTCTGTGCAAAGAGCTTGGAGTGAACTCCTTCAAAACATTCATGGCTTACAAGGGTCTATATCAG CTTAACGATTCGGATCTATTGGATGTTTTTGAGCGCATTAGACATTTGAATGGTGTCGCAATg GTCCACGCTGAGAATGGCGACATCATTGCGAAGAACACGCAGCGCCTGCTGGCCGAGGGCATCAATGGGCCGGAGGGTCACGAGCTGTCGCGACCCGAGGAGGTCGAGGCCGAGGCGGTGCACCGCGCCTGTGTGCTGGCCCACCAG gCCGCTTGTCCGCTGTACGTGGTGCACGTGATGAGCAAGTCGGCCGGCATTGAGTTGGCCAGGGCCCGCCACCGATATCGGGGGCGGTACATTATGGGCGAGACCCTGGCCGCGGCGCTGGGCACTTGGCAGCCCTGCTGCCAGCACCTGGGCTTCGATCACGAGGCGGCGCATGTGCTCAGTCCGCCGCTCCGGCCCGACAAGACGACCCCCGAGTTCTTGATGAAGCTGCTGGCGAA TGATGATCTGCAGCTGACTGGCAGCGACAATTGCACCTTCAACAAGGAGCACAAAGCTTTGGGCAAGGGCGACTTCACCAAGATTCCGAACGGAGTCAATGGATTGGAGGATCGCATGTCGCTGGTCTGGGAGAAGGGCGTCCACGCCGGTCTCCTCGATCCATGCCGCTTTGTGGCCGTGACCAGCACGAATGCGGCCAAGATATTCAACATCTATCCCCAGAAGGGTCGCATTG CTGTCGGCTCGGATGCGGATATTGTGATCTGGAATCCGAATGCCACCCGTACCATTTCCAAGGACACGCACCACCACGCATGTGACTTCAACATATTCGAGGGCATGACCGTGCACGGCGTCTGCGAGTTCGTCCTGGTGCGCGGAAGGATCTGCGCCGAGCAGGGCAACGTACGGGTGGCGGAGGGCTTCGGACGGTTCATTCCCACGCCCGTCCGCCCGCCCTTCGTCTATGACATCATCGAGGGCAAGGTGCAGTCGCCGCCGGAGGAGCAGCACGAGGAGAAGCAGAACGGCAACGTGGCCAAGCGATTCGCCGAGCTGGACATCCAAATCCCAGTGCAGGAGCCCATCAGCGCCATGCTGGCTGGCAACCTGGCCATGCCGGCGGAGGGATCACTGTGCAGTACGCCCTCGGTGCGCGGACGTGTCGATGGCAAGCGTGACATGCAGGAGTCGTCCTTCTCCATAAGCG AGGAACTCGACAGGTCCGGCGTTCGAGCGTGCATTAAAGTGAAGAACCCACCTGGCGGAAAGTCTTCCGGATTCTGGTAG
- the LOC128266649 gene encoding dihydropyrimidinase isoform X3, translating to MSTSPKPVKKVPIHLQSAQNRVYIKNGEIVNHDKSFKADVYIEDGIIKFVGPSSEITIPGGVRTIDASGLMIIPGGIDPHTHLQLPFGGAVAVDDFYHGTRAAVAGGTTMIIDFVLPNKHESMIEAYDKWRSWADPKVCCDYALHVGITWWSKSVSEEIGILCKELGVNSFKTFMAYKGLYQLNDSDLLDVFERIRHLNGVAMVHAENGDIIAKNTQRLLAEGINGPEGHELSRPEEVEAEAVHRACVLAHQAACPLYVVHVMSKSAGIELARARHRYRGRYIMGETLAAALGTWQPCCQHLGFDHEAAHVLSPPLRPDKTTPEFLMKLLAK from the exons ATGTCGACTAGCCCAAAACCGGTTAAGAAGGTGCCGATTCACTTGCAGAGCGCCCAGAATCGTGTCTACATTAAAAATG GCGAGATTGTCAACCATGATAAATCGTTTAAAGCGGACGTGTACATCGAGGACGGAATTATCAA GTTTGTGGGACCCTCCTCTGAAATAACGATACCAGGAGGAGTCCGCACCATCGACGCCAGCGGGCTTATGATCATTCCGGGAGGAATAGATCCCCACACTCATTTGCAGTTGCCTTTCGGCGGAGCCGTGGCCGTCGATGATTTCTACCATGGAACCCGGGCTGCCGTCGCAGGTGGCACCACTATGATAA TCGATTTCGTTCTGCCCAACAAACATGAGTCGATGATCGAGGCCTACGACAAGTGGCGCAGCTGGGCCGATCCCAAG GTGTGCTGCGATTACGCATTGCATGTGGGCATCACCTGGTGGTCGAAGTCGGTGTCTGAGGAGATTGGCATTCTGTGCAAAGAGCTTGGAGTGAACTCCTTCAAAACATTCATGGCTTACAAGGGTCTATATCAG CTTAACGATTCGGATCTATTGGATGTTTTTGAGCGCATTAGACATTTGAATGGTGTCGCAATg GTCCACGCTGAGAATGGCGACATCATTGCGAAGAACACGCAGCGCCTGCTGGCCGAGGGCATCAATGGGCCGGAGGGTCACGAGCTGTCGCGACCCGAGGAGGTCGAGGCCGAGGCGGTGCACCGCGCCTGTGTGCTGGCCCACCAG gCCGCTTGTCCGCTGTACGTGGTGCACGTGATGAGCAAGTCGGCCGGCATTGAGTTGGCCAGGGCCCGCCACCGATATCGGGGGCGGTACATTATGGGCGAGACCCTGGCCGCGGCGCTGGGCACTTGGCAGCCCTGCTGCCAGCACCTGGGCTTCGATCACGAGGCGGCGCATGTGCTCAGTCCGCCGCTCCGGCCCGACAAGACGACCCCCGAGTTCTTGATGAAGCTGCTGGCGAA ATGA
- the LOC128266649 gene encoding dihydropyrimidinase isoform X4, giving the protein MSTSPKPVKKVPIHLQSAQNRVYIKNGEIVNHDKSFKADVYIEDGIIKFVGPSSEITIPGGVRTIDASGLMIIPGGIDPHTHLQLPFGGAVAVDDFYHGTRAAVAGGTTMIIDFVLPNKHESMIEAYDKWRSWADPKVCCDYALHVGITWWSKSVSEEIGILCKELGVNSFKTFMAYKGLYQLNDSDLLDVFERIRHLNGVAMVHAENGDIIAKNTQRLLAEGINGPEGHELSRPEEVEAEAVHRACVLAHQAACPLYVVHVMSKSAGIELARARHRYRGRYIMGETLAAALGTWQPCCQHLGFDHEAAHVLSPPLRPDKTTPEFLMKLLAK; this is encoded by the exons ATGTCGACTAGCCCAAAACCGGTTAAGAAGGTGCCGATTCACTTGCAGAGCGCCCAGAATCGTGTCTACATTAAAAATG GCGAGATTGTCAACCATGATAAATCGTTTAAAGCGGACGTGTACATCGAGGACGGAATTATCAA GTTTGTGGGACCCTCCTCTGAAATAACGATACCAGGAGGAGTCCGCACCATCGACGCCAGCGGGCTTATGATCATTCCGGGAGGAATAGATCCCCACACTCATTTGCAGTTGCCTTTCGGCGGAGCCGTGGCCGTCGATGATTTCTACCATGGAACCCGGGCTGCCGTCGCAGGTGGCACCACTATGATAA TCGATTTCGTTCTGCCCAACAAACATGAGTCGATGATCGAGGCCTACGACAAGTGGCGCAGCTGGGCCGATCCCAAG GTGTGCTGCGATTACGCATTGCATGTGGGCATCACCTGGTGGTCGAAGTCGGTGTCTGAGGAGATTGGCATTCTGTGCAAAGAGCTTGGAGTGAACTCCTTCAAAACATTCATGGCTTACAAGGGTCTATATCAG CTTAACGATTCGGATCTATTGGATGTTTTTGAGCGCATTAGACATTTGAATGGTGTCGCAATg GTCCACGCTGAGAATGGCGACATCATTGCGAAGAACACGCAGCGCCTGCTGGCCGAGGGCATCAATGGGCCGGAGGGTCACGAGCTGTCGCGACCCGAGGAGGTCGAGGCCGAGGCGGTGCACCGCGCCTGTGTGCTGGCCCACCAG gCCGCTTGTCCGCTGTACGTGGTGCACGTGATGAGCAAGTCGGCCGGCATTGAGTTGGCCAGGGCCCGCCACCGATATCGGGGGCGGTACATTATGGGCGAGACCCTGGCCGCGGCGCTGGGCACTTGGCAGCCCTGCTGCCAGCACCTGGGCTTCGATCACGAGGCGGCGCATGTGCTCAGTCCGCCGCTCCGGCCCGACAAGACGACCCCCGAGTTCTTGATGAAGCTGCTGGCGAAGTAA
- the LOC128266654 gene encoding GTP-binding protein Rheb homolog, producing the protein MPTKERNIAMMGYRSVGKSSLCIQFVEGQFVDSYDPTIENTFTKVERVKSQDYIVKLIDTAGQDEYSIFPVQYSMDYHGYVLVYSITSQKSFEVVKIIYEKLLDVMGKKYVPVVLVGNKTDLHQERTVSTEEGKKLAESWRAAFLETSAKQNESVGDIFHQLLILIENENGNPQEKSSCLVS; encoded by the exons ATGCCAACCAAGGAGCGCAACATAGCCATGATGGGCTACAGATCAGTGG GCAAATCATCGCTGTGCATACAGTTCGTGGAAGGCCAGTTCGTGGACTCCTACGACCCCACCATCGAGAATA CATTCACAAAGGTCGAGCGCGTCAAATCCCAGGACTACATCGTGAAGCTCATCGACACGGCCGGCCAGGACGAGTACAGCATATTCCCGGTGCAATACAGCATGGACTACCACGGCTACGTCCTGGTGTACTCAATAACTAGCCAAAAATCGTTTGAGGTGGTCAAGATTATATACGAAAAGCTGCTGGATGTGATGGGCAAAAAATA TGTACCTGTGGTGTTGGTGGGCAACAAGACCGATCTGCACCAGGAACGAACCGTTTCCACGGAGGAGGGCAAGAAGCTGGCCGAGTCCTGGCGAGCAGCATTTCTCGAAACGTCCGCCAAACAAAACGAG TCTGTGGGAGATATATTCCATCAGCTACTGATCCTGATCGAAAACGAGAACGGCAATCCCCAGGAGAAGAGTAGTTGTCTTGTATCGTAG